The following are encoded together in the Leuconostoc mesenteroides subsp. mesenteroides ATCC 8293 genome:
- a CDS encoding MFS transporter, translated as MNQKNPHSKIFVLAVLSVSVMITTGTAISSALPEMAKSFPNISVSQIDMIATIQQFSVMITLLLSGFISKKLGIKRTITIGLILTGVAGVFPFFSHSFILILISRLIVGCGIGLFNSLAITIIDLFYEDPTRSQMLGFRSATEQIGVSILNIVVGLLVLINWHASFLIYLLAFPLLAFFLKVVPEPPIPLGSDNNKQRINLPVLIMTVLLAFMVACTTAVIIQVPNIIVTDLSKSSAVSSLIISANTLMGMVMGILFGRIYRFVKKFILPLGILFMALGSLIMVSFHSVFGVTLGAVVCGMSYPLVGSYIFSLVSVIAPKGSETLANSTLLIGANLGSFSTPLFLSELGKMNSLTTHAGPFLTAFWLLIILTMIVLIYQTFFQKKVHQNIMN; from the coding sequence TTGAATCAAAAAAATCCTCATTCTAAAATTTTTGTTCTAGCTGTTTTATCCGTATCTGTTATGATCACAACAGGTACAGCCATTTCCTCTGCATTACCTGAAATGGCGAAGAGTTTCCCAAATATTTCCGTATCACAAATTGATATGATTGCTACCATACAGCAATTTTCAGTTATGATAACATTACTTCTCTCTGGTTTCATTTCCAAAAAACTTGGTATTAAGAGGACGATTACAATTGGATTGATTTTAACGGGCGTAGCCGGTGTATTTCCGTTTTTCTCCCATAGTTTCATCTTAATTTTAATTTCAAGGTTAATCGTGGGGTGTGGTATTGGCCTGTTTAATTCACTTGCCATCACTATCATTGATTTATTTTACGAAGACCCTACGCGTTCTCAAATGCTTGGTTTTCGTTCTGCTACGGAACAAATTGGTGTTTCAATTTTAAACATTGTCGTTGGCTTACTCGTGCTAATTAACTGGCATGCTTCATTTTTAATCTATCTTTTGGCTTTCCCACTACTAGCCTTCTTTTTAAAAGTAGTGCCAGAACCACCTATCCCACTAGGTAGCGATAATAATAAACAGCGTATTAACTTACCTGTCCTCATTATGACAGTATTATTAGCGTTCATGGTTGCTTGTACTACAGCAGTTATTATTCAGGTTCCAAATATTATAGTCACTGATCTTTCAAAATCAAGCGCCGTTTCAAGTTTGATTATTTCAGCTAATACACTGATGGGCATGGTAATGGGCATACTTTTCGGACGTATTTATCGTTTTGTTAAAAAATTTATTTTACCATTAGGCATTTTATTTATGGCGCTCGGTTCATTAATTATGGTTAGTTTTCATAGCGTTTTTGGTGTCACACTTGGTGCTGTTGTTTGCGGTATGTCATATCCACTTGTAGGATCTTATATTTTCTCGCTAGTCAGTGTTATAGCACCAAAAGGATCAGAAACATTGGCTAACTCAACTCTATTAATTGGCGCAAATCTTGGGTCTTTCTCAACCCCCTTGTTCTTAAGCGAATTAGGAAAAATGAACTCATTAACGACACATGCTGGCCCATTCTTAACAGCATTCTGGTTGTTGATCATTCTGACAATGATTGTATTGATTTACCAAACCTTTTTCCAGAAAAAAGTACATCAAAATATTATGAATTAA
- a CDS encoding cation transporter: MTQKKIEQRAFMVGLAMNLLMGSLGIVVYYITQIQALFVDSYFTIITLVSGIAAITISKYSARTSERFPNGHFMFEPMYAAFKSMMTLILLTASTIQVSQKAYQYFVYHKGDVLNLTPIIPYEIIMVILCLTISLFYSRQNRKIGRASTMLSAESKSTRIDSIMCGGIGLAAFLVLLIPKNSILGFLLYTGDFFVTVILVLFSITTPVKVLKNAFIEICGGRLIDENIQNEFEACLRKHFGKEVILTGCHIYKTGMYFSVKVMIDIVDDEIGTGLLRDKKVRILEELKACYEFVHLEFVYA; this comes from the coding sequence ATGACTCAAAAAAAGATTGAGCAACGTGCATTTATGGTCGGACTTGCGATGAATTTGCTGATGGGCAGTTTGGGAATTGTTGTTTATTATATTACCCAGATTCAAGCGTTGTTCGTAGATAGTTACTTTACAATAATAACACTGGTTTCTGGAATCGCTGCAATTACGATTTCAAAGTATAGTGCCAGAACAAGTGAGCGTTTTCCAAATGGTCACTTCATGTTTGAACCAATGTATGCTGCTTTTAAATCAATGATGACACTGATTTTGTTAACGGCCTCCACTATTCAAGTAAGTCAAAAAGCATATCAATATTTCGTTTACCATAAAGGGGATGTATTAAACTTAACGCCGATCATTCCATATGAAATCATTATGGTCATATTATGTTTAACGATATCTTTGTTTTATAGTCGGCAAAATCGAAAAATTGGTCGTGCTAGTACGATGCTATCTGCAGAATCCAAAAGTACGCGAATTGATTCAATCATGTGTGGGGGGATTGGGTTAGCAGCCTTTCTAGTTTTATTGATTCCAAAAAATTCAATCCTAGGGTTCTTGCTATACACGGGTGATTTCTTTGTGACGGTAATACTAGTCTTATTTTCAATTACAACGCCGGTTAAAGTACTAAAAAATGCATTCATTGAAATCTGTGGCGGCCGGTTAATTGATGAAAACATTCAGAATGAATTTGAAGCATGCCTTAGAAAACACTTTGGAAAAGAAGTCATATTAACTGGCTGTCATATTTATAAAACGGGCATGTATTTTTCAGTTAAGGTGATGATTGATATTGTCGATGACGAAATTGGGACAGGATTGTTACGTGATAAAAAAGTCCGTATTTTAGAAGAACTTAAAGCATGTTATGAGTTTGTACATTTAGAGTTTGTGTATGCTTAA
- the ribH gene encoding 6,7-dimethyl-8-ribityllumazine synthase codes for MIYKAKLIDQTNKKIAIVASKFNDLIVKQLISGAQESLEMHGIDESNIDIIWVPGALEIPMVAKRIAQVQKYDGIVTLGAVIKGDTDHYDLVINGVANGISQISLSTDVPIVFGVLTTDTLEQAQQRSGAKSGNKGAEVALSLLELINIFEQIKSI; via the coding sequence ATGATTTATAAAGCTAAGTTAATTGATCAAACAAATAAAAAAATTGCAATTGTGGCCAGCAAGTTTAATGATTTAATTGTTAAACAACTTATTTCTGGCGCGCAAGAATCTCTAGAAATGCATGGTATTGATGAGAGTAATATTGATATTATTTGGGTACCAGGAGCTTTGGAAATTCCAATGGTTGCGAAAAGAATAGCGCAGGTTCAAAAATATGATGGTATTGTAACACTAGGTGCTGTAATAAAAGGAGACACAGATCATTATGACCTTGTTATTAATGGTGTTGCTAACGGCATTTCTCAAATAAGTTTAAGTACAGATGTACCAATTGTTTTTGGGGTGTTGACTACAGATACTTTAGAGCAAGCACAGCAACGGTCAGGTGCCAAATCAGGAAACAAAGGGGCCGAAGTTGCACTCAGTTTGTTGGAGCTTATTAATATCTTTGAGCAAATAAAATCCATTTGA
- a CDS encoding dimethylarginine dimethylaminohydrolase family protein, with protein MKINVYNEYDPLKEVIIGDATKLYFPDTHEIEQEEHTAKWKQFMTKHIYTLLRGKKVPSFLAKKFQRELAEFQRILETHGVKVHHVDSVTPTKLDPYGMGQMYARDSAMSVGEHFIEGNVQIEMRKIERRGYQRIVAAINDKNQVHTLNQKDKIYLEGGDVIVNYPYVFVGIGKYASNEAGAKWLQSILDKDYENEIVDKPWKVVPVYLNDDAILHLDCCMTIIGPKTAIIHKPVLKDLPKELVDYKFIDIDAKTRKEMGGNVLVIGPKKVIVQKRHTALQEALKNEGYTVIPIVFTWHSLLDGALRCASCPLVREKNE; from the coding sequence ATGAAAATCAATGTTTATAACGAATATGATCCATTAAAAGAAGTCATTATTGGGGATGCAACAAAGCTATATTTTCCAGATACGCATGAAATAGAGCAGGAAGAACATACTGCAAAATGGAAACAATTTATGACAAAACATATTTATACTCTTTTGCGAGGTAAAAAAGTTCCGAGTTTCCTTGCTAAAAAATTTCAACGAGAATTAGCAGAATTCCAACGAATTTTGGAAACACATGGTGTCAAGGTACACCATGTTGATTCGGTAACCCCAACAAAGCTAGATCCCTATGGAATGGGGCAAATGTATGCACGAGATAGTGCTATGAGCGTTGGAGAACATTTTATTGAAGGAAATGTTCAAATTGAAATGCGAAAAATTGAACGACGTGGGTATCAAAGAATTGTTGCAGCTATTAACGATAAGAATCAGGTGCACACGTTAAATCAAAAGGATAAAATATATCTGGAGGGTGGTGACGTTATCGTTAACTATCCTTATGTATTCGTCGGCATTGGTAAATATGCTAGTAATGAAGCTGGTGCAAAATGGCTACAAAGTATTTTAGACAAGGACTATGAGAATGAAATCGTCGATAAACCGTGGAAAGTAGTACCAGTGTATTTGAATGATGATGCAATTTTGCACTTGGATTGTTGTATGACCATTATTGGTCCAAAAACTGCTATTATCCATAAACCTGTCTTAAAAGACTTACCGAAAGAACTGGTCGATTATAAATTTATTGATATTGATGCAAAAACCAGAAAAGAGATGGGTGGGAATGTTTTAGTTATTGGGCCTAAAAAAGTTATTGTGCAAAAAAGACATACAGCGTTGCAAGAGGCTTTAAAAAATGAAGGTTATACGGTCATCCCTATCGTGTTTACATGGCATTCACTATTAGACGGTGCACTAAGATGTGCATCATGCCCGTTAGTGAGAGAAAAAAATGAGTAA
- the ribD gene encoding bifunctional diaminohydroxyphosphoribosylaminopyrimidine deaminase/5-amino-6-(5-phosphoribosylamino)uracil reductase RibD, translating to MNDLTWMKLAADEAIRAMPYQTFENPRVGAVIVKDGQVITTGYHEKFGEAHAEINAFNRVKNKTEFLGATLYVTLEPCSTQGKVGSCAVQIQNWGLKRVVVGSIDPNPSTNGKGIKMLRSAGITVDVLNTVENKEINPAFHYFYTTRLPYVQLKLAMSQNGFVAEKFGKRKKLTDELADTDVHRERATRSAIMIGSETMITDQPMLTVRHINISHKQPLRVVIDRRGRLQNTNFDFSNNWLIYTENVLFSKQHSYVKLMSGALKDILIDLAKQNIQSVMVEGGPSLIHSFLKENLWQEMLIYTTDKVLSKDSLKGISVSQKPKNEVQVGNAVKKVYINHQGGTQ from the coding sequence ATGAATGATTTAACATGGATGAAGCTCGCTGCAGATGAGGCAATTCGAGCAATGCCGTATCAAACTTTTGAAAATCCTAGGGTTGGTGCAGTAATTGTTAAAGATGGTCAGGTTATCACGACAGGATATCATGAAAAGTTTGGTGAAGCGCATGCTGAAATAAATGCTTTTAATCGTGTCAAAAACAAGACCGAATTTTTAGGTGCTACGCTTTATGTCACTTTGGAGCCGTGTTCCACGCAGGGAAAAGTAGGCTCTTGTGCAGTTCAAATTCAAAATTGGGGACTGAAGCGTGTGGTTGTTGGTAGCATTGATCCGAATCCGTCAACAAATGGAAAGGGAATTAAAATGCTAAGATCAGCTGGTATCACTGTCGATGTTTTGAATACAGTTGAAAATAAAGAGATCAACCCTGCATTTCATTATTTTTATACCACACGACTACCATATGTTCAGTTGAAACTTGCCATGTCTCAAAACGGATTTGTTGCTGAAAAATTTGGAAAACGAAAAAAACTGACTGATGAGCTAGCTGATACTGATGTACACCGAGAGCGTGCAACTAGAAGTGCAATAATGATTGGCAGCGAGACCATGATCACAGATCAACCAATGTTAACTGTACGGCACATCAATATCAGTCATAAACAACCATTGAGAGTTGTTATTGATCGTCGTGGACGGTTGCAAAATACAAACTTTGATTTTTCAAATAATTGGCTGATATATACGGAAAATGTTCTATTTTCAAAACAGCATTCTTATGTCAAATTAATGTCTGGTGCGCTTAAAGATATATTAATAGATTTAGCCAAACAAAATATTCAATCTGTGATGGTTGAAGGCGGACCAAGTTTGATTCACTCATTTTTGAAAGAAAACTTGTGGCAAGAAATGCTAATTTATACAACAGATAAAGTATTATCTAAAGATAGTCTGAAAGGAATATCTGTTAGCCAAAAGCCTAAAAATGAAGTGCAAGTTGGCAATGCTGTCAAAAAAGTCTATATCAATCATCAAGGGGGAACGCAATAA
- a CDS encoding riboflavin synthase, with translation MFTGITQEVGRLISIYQRNDKEMRLKIAASEDYFSDSRVGDSIMVDGVCLTINQLESNYAEFDIMVPTFETTIVKFYQVGQKVNLEKALLVSNRFDGHFVLGHVDQTAEVVKKEYSEETTLLTFKLADRQQINQIVNKGSVTISGVSLTIVQAREDVFQVGLIPLTLTKTTLGLLHERDLVNVETDILAKYLMKGK, from the coding sequence ATGTTTACAGGTATTACACAAGAAGTTGGTCGTTTAATAAGCATTTATCAGCGTAATGACAAAGAAATGCGCTTGAAAATTGCTGCATCCGAGGACTATTTTTCTGATAGCAGAGTAGGCGATAGCATTATGGTTGATGGCGTTTGTTTAACAATTAATCAGCTAGAATCAAATTATGCTGAATTCGATATTATGGTACCGACTTTTGAAACGACCATTGTTAAATTCTATCAAGTTGGGCAAAAAGTAAACTTGGAGAAAGCACTTTTAGTTTCCAACCGATTTGATGGTCACTTTGTTCTAGGTCATGTAGATCAGACAGCTGAAGTAGTCAAAAAAGAGTACAGTGAAGAAACCACATTGTTAACTTTTAAATTAGCAGACCGTCAACAAATAAATCAAATCGTCAATAAAGGTTCAGTTACTATTTCAGGTGTGAGCCTAACCATTGTTCAAGCGAGAGAAGATGTATTTCAAGTTGGTCTAATACCACTTACATTAACCAAGACAACTTTGGGATTATTGCATGAACGAGATTTGGTAAATGTTGAAACTGATATTTTGGCGAAATATTTAATGAAAGGAAAGTAA
- a CDS encoding cation-translocating P-type ATPase has protein sequence MEAFRRGVKETIASHHVDMGKGLDAEQVSKNREEYGANVFVAEKKVSLLKKILISLNDVATIILLIAAVISFVATYLEDTGNYFESLLIIGIVVINSVLSIVQEGKAEDSLAALQNLNRTQVKVLRDGQIEQIDADDVVLGDVLVVENGSAIAADARLIEAIELQAEESALTGESLPVEKNADATFKPDDEVGLGERITMVYRGTTIVNGHGRAIVTAVGMQTEMGKIASLLSNESKIPLTPLQRRLVQLGKNISWVAIGAAVVVLGLGIYQGMDLKHIFLTAISLAVAVVPETLAVIVTMTLALGVQRIAQKHAIIRRLPAVETLGTTNVIASDKTGTLTQNKMTVRRVWQDEQDHLTNIADGLDDATKEVLSLAAISTNVSVKTVEGQTVYDGLPTEVALVRAIDKEATREELLEKYPLVEQIPFNSTKKRMTTVHKQPEGGYIAITKGAFDVLLPMIKHGNRDKAESVNKTFGGQALRVLTIAKRTFDVMPEAPTQEFYEQDLTLVGLVGIIDPPRPESAPAVEKARLAGVRTIMITGDHVETASAIAREIGILRNRDKTITGSELAKLSDKELDGNVQKYSVYARVTPTDKIRIIKSWQRQDATIAMTGDGVNDAPALKAADVGISMGETGTDVAREASDIILTDDNFATIINAISEGRGVYVKVRKTINFLLSANISELLVILIAMLLGWGSPLLPVHLLFINLVSDGLPGFALSREPMLTNVMNEPPMPKNTKLFAQGLGRQIGLNAALFAIVTLAAIWVGQNVAFGGLQANEQIGQTMAFTILSLTSIFHVFNIRSEKTLFAISYRANPSLVNMAILATVITLVITLIPFTQTLFGLTALSLGHWIVIIVLSLAPTIVIELLKYVRPTLFKV, from the coding sequence ATGGAAGCATTCCGAAGAGGTGTTAAGGAAACAATCGCATCGCATCACGTTGATATGGGGAAAGGCTTAGATGCTGAGCAAGTTTCTAAAAATCGTGAAGAATATGGTGCCAACGTTTTTGTAGCTGAAAAAAAAGTTTCATTGTTGAAAAAAATCTTAATCAGCCTAAATGATGTTGCTACAATTATCTTGCTAATTGCAGCAGTTATTTCGTTTGTTGCTACATACTTAGAAGATACTGGGAACTATTTTGAAAGTCTCTTAATTATTGGTATTGTCGTTATTAACTCGGTCTTATCAATCGTTCAGGAAGGAAAAGCTGAAGATTCATTAGCAGCCTTGCAAAATCTCAATCGAACGCAAGTTAAAGTTTTACGTGATGGACAGATAGAACAGATTGACGCGGATGATGTTGTGCTTGGTGATGTATTGGTTGTCGAAAATGGTAGCGCAATCGCCGCTGATGCCCGGTTAATTGAGGCTATTGAGCTTCAAGCTGAAGAGTCTGCTTTAACAGGTGAAAGTTTGCCGGTTGAAAAGAATGCAGATGCCACGTTTAAACCAGACGATGAAGTTGGTCTTGGAGAACGAATTACGATGGTATATCGTGGGACGACGATTGTTAACGGTCATGGACGAGCAATTGTTACAGCCGTTGGTATGCAGACTGAAATGGGTAAAATTGCAAGTCTACTTAGTAATGAGTCAAAAATTCCACTAACACCATTGCAACGACGTTTAGTTCAATTAGGAAAAAATATCTCTTGGGTAGCTATAGGTGCCGCAGTGGTTGTGCTTGGGCTAGGTATTTACCAGGGCATGGATTTGAAGCATATCTTTTTGACAGCAATTTCGCTGGCCGTTGCGGTTGTTCCAGAAACATTAGCAGTAATTGTTACAATGACGCTGGCGCTTGGCGTCCAACGAATCGCACAAAAGCATGCGATTATTCGACGGTTACCAGCAGTAGAAACCTTGGGAACAACGAATGTTATTGCTTCCGATAAAACGGGTACATTAACGCAAAATAAGATGACTGTTCGAAGGGTGTGGCAAGATGAACAGGATCATTTGACTAATATTGCAGATGGATTGGACGATGCTACTAAGGAAGTGTTATCTTTGGCAGCCATATCAACCAATGTTTCGGTTAAAACTGTTGAGGGACAGACTGTTTATGATGGTCTACCAACAGAAGTAGCGTTAGTAAGAGCTATTGATAAAGAAGCGACACGGGAAGAGTTGTTAGAAAAGTATCCGCTAGTCGAACAGATACCGTTTAATTCGACGAAAAAAAGAATGACCACCGTCCATAAGCAACCAGAAGGTGGCTACATTGCGATTACCAAAGGTGCATTTGATGTTTTGCTTCCAATGATTAAGCATGGAAATCGTGATAAAGCTGAAAGTGTTAACAAAACTTTCGGTGGACAGGCATTACGTGTTCTGACGATTGCTAAAAGAACATTTGATGTTATGCCGGAAGCGCCAACACAAGAATTTTATGAACAAGATTTGACATTGGTGGGGCTAGTTGGTATTATCGATCCGCCACGCCCAGAATCGGCACCAGCAGTTGAAAAGGCTCGTCTTGCAGGTGTTAGAACAATTATGATTACCGGAGATCACGTTGAAACGGCTAGTGCAATTGCACGTGAAATTGGCATTTTACGTAATAGGGATAAAACAATTACAGGTTCAGAGTTAGCTAAATTATCAGACAAAGAGCTAGATGGTAATGTCCAGAAGTACAGCGTATATGCCCGTGTAACACCAACTGACAAAATTAGAATTATTAAATCATGGCAACGTCAAGATGCAACCATTGCGATGACTGGAGATGGTGTCAACGATGCTCCAGCATTAAAAGCAGCAGATGTTGGTATTTCGATGGGTGAGACAGGGACAGATGTTGCCCGTGAAGCTTCGGACATCATTTTGACAGACGATAATTTTGCGACGATTATTAATGCTATTTCTGAAGGACGTGGTGTTTATGTTAAAGTTCGAAAGACAATTAATTTCTTATTAAGTGCCAATATATCCGAGTTATTAGTGATCTTGATAGCCATGTTGCTGGGGTGGGGCTCGCCATTGCTACCCGTACATCTGTTGTTCATTAACCTGGTATCAGATGGTTTGCCAGGATTTGCTCTTAGTCGTGAGCCAATGTTAACCAACGTTATGAACGAACCGCCGATGCCTAAAAATACTAAGTTATTTGCACAAGGGTTAGGTCGTCAAATCGGCTTAAATGCTGCTTTATTTGCGATTGTTACCTTGGCAGCTATATGGGTTGGGCAAAATGTTGCCTTTGGTGGTTTGCAAGCTAACGAACAAATTGGTCAAACAATGGCTTTCACCATTCTGTCATTGACTTCTATATTCCACGTGTTCAATATTCGTTCAGAAAAGACGCTTTTTGCTATTAGTTATCGTGCGAATCCTTCGTTAGTTAACATGGCAATTTTAGCGACAGTAATTACCTTGGTGATTACGTTAATACCATTTACACAGACGTTATTTGGTTTAACGGCGCTTTCATTAGGACATTGGATTGTGATTATAGTTCTTTCTTTAGCACCTACAATCGTTATTGAGTTGTTGAAGTATGTACGCCCAACATTGTTTAAAGTGTGA
- a CDS encoding glycoside hydrolase family 13 protein, whose protein sequence is MTKQWFKDSVVYQIYPMSFQDSNNDGIGDLAGITQRLQYIHNLGADVIWLNPIYVSPNKDNGYDIADYRNINPNYGTMQDFEDLLQQAHRLDLKIMMDLVVNHTSDQHVWFKESRKNQTNEYANYYIWRDPVDGHEPNNWLAAFGGSAWTYVPERKQYYLHMFAEGQPDLNWENLEVREAVFDIERFWLDKGVDGFRMDVINLISKPEGLPDVTEPVTAGTTMDFVADGHRLNEFLRQMNDEVLSKYDTITVGEMPSSTPEDAIKYTGLDSHELNMVFQFEHVSLSPNPDVRLGKWNDEPINLVELKASLNRWQIGLDGKGWNSLYWNNHDQPRAVSRFGNDQPEFRVLSAKMLATTLHMMQGTPYVYQGEELGMTNGHFESLEQYEDIESVNFYHEFVDEQKIVDSATMLKYLANMSRDNARTPMQWNNQQNAGFSNVTPWYAPNKNYTAINAENVLSDNDSVYYHYQKLIQLRHDSEIVRYGTFEAIDSEDNQVYAYLRHYKEQSVLVLSNFTDKVVTRDYGQTKFSELLINNYLDDQGTILRPYESKVYLLTK, encoded by the coding sequence ATGACAAAACAATGGTTTAAGGACTCAGTAGTATATCAAATATATCCTATGAGTTTTCAAGACAGTAATAACGATGGTATTGGTGACCTTGCTGGTATCACTCAACGATTGCAGTATATCCATAACTTGGGTGCTGATGTCATCTGGTTAAATCCTATTTATGTCTCTCCAAATAAAGACAACGGCTACGATATTGCTGATTATCGCAATATTAACCCAAATTATGGCACAATGCAGGATTTTGAAGATTTACTTCAACAAGCACATCGCCTAGATCTTAAAATTATGATGGATTTGGTTGTTAATCATACGTCAGATCAACATGTTTGGTTTAAAGAAAGTCGCAAGAATCAAACTAACGAGTACGCCAATTATTATATTTGGCGGGATCCAGTAGACGGACATGAACCAAATAATTGGCTTGCAGCATTTGGCGGTTCTGCTTGGACTTATGTTCCTGAACGAAAGCAATACTATCTACACATGTTTGCTGAAGGACAACCAGATCTCAATTGGGAAAATCTTGAAGTTCGCGAGGCAGTTTTCGATATTGAACGCTTTTGGTTGGATAAAGGTGTTGATGGATTTCGAATGGATGTAATCAATTTAATTTCTAAACCTGAAGGCTTGCCTGATGTCACAGAACCAGTAACTGCAGGAACAACAATGGATTTTGTAGCAGATGGTCACCGACTTAACGAATTTTTACGCCAAATGAACGACGAAGTACTGTCCAAATACGACACAATTACTGTTGGTGAAATGCCAAGCTCAACCCCTGAAGATGCGATTAAATATACTGGATTAGATAGTCATGAATTGAACATGGTCTTCCAATTCGAACATGTTTCCCTCAGCCCAAATCCGGACGTACGACTGGGTAAATGGAATGACGAACCTATTAACCTAGTGGAGTTGAAAGCTTCCTTAAATCGTTGGCAAATTGGATTAGATGGCAAGGGATGGAATAGTCTCTATTGGAATAATCATGACCAGCCACGTGCAGTTTCTCGATTTGGAAATGATCAACCTGAATTCAGAGTATTATCTGCTAAAATGTTAGCAACTACCTTGCATATGATGCAAGGAACACCCTACGTTTATCAAGGTGAAGAGCTAGGTATGACTAACGGTCATTTTGAGAGTTTGGAACAATATGAAGATATTGAGTCAGTCAACTTTTATCACGAGTTTGTTGATGAGCAAAAGATTGTTGACAGCGCAACAATGCTAAAGTATTTAGCTAATATGTCACGTGATAATGCGAGAACCCCTATGCAATGGAATAACCAACAAAATGCCGGATTTTCAAATGTGACACCTTGGTATGCACCAAACAAAAATTACACAGCAATCAATGCCGAAAATGTTTTATCTGATAACGATTCCGTTTACTACCATTACCAGAAGCTAATACAACTTCGTCATGATTCAGAGATTGTTAGATATGGAACGTTTGAAGCGATTGATTCTGAAGACAACCAGGTATACGCATACCTTCGTCACTATAAAGAACAGTCTGTTCTTGTTTTGAGCAACTTCACTGACAAAGTAGTCACTCGTGACTATGGACAAACGAAGTTCTCAGAATTGTTAATCAATAACTATTTAGATGATCAGGGAACAATCTTACGCCCATATGAAAGCAAAGTTTATCTTTTGACGAAATAA
- a CDS encoding bifunctional 3,4-dihydroxy-2-butanone-4-phosphate synthase/GTP cyclohydrolase II — MTSTTEKVKTAVKELKKGKLIILSDDKKREHEGDLVGLASFVTAATVNEALSIARGVLAVPITKSRADELGLDQMTTHNSEKFGTKFTVSVDHIDSTTGVSAYERAATIKNLANLSTTSVDFETPGHIFPLVAEDGGVLTRQGHTEGAVELAKIAGVPPVAYIIEILAQDGKMAREKELKELAKKHDIFQLSMQDLINYREDQKQAGIDEGPTVYLPTQYGDFHLTEFSVNDEEKSDLLIQSSRSFDQIPLVRLHSECLTGEIFGSQRCECGPQLREALKTINKQGGALVYLRQEGRGIGLHEKLKSYVLQENKFDTYDANVHLGHLPDERDYKKAAKILKISGLTKIRLLTNNPDKVQSLIDEGIEVIEQVPLITGINDKNEQYMQTKKEKFNHKL; from the coding sequence ATGACAAGTACTACAGAAAAAGTTAAAACAGCAGTTAAAGAGTTGAAAAAGGGTAAGCTGATTATTTTGAGCGATGACAAAAAAAGAGAACATGAAGGAGATTTGGTCGGTTTAGCATCATTTGTGACGGCAGCTACGGTCAATGAAGCCCTTTCAATTGCAAGGGGTGTTCTAGCTGTACCAATCACTAAATCTCGTGCTGATGAACTCGGGTTAGACCAAATGACGACGCATAATTCTGAAAAATTTGGGACAAAGTTCACTGTGAGCGTTGATCATATTGACAGCACGACGGGTGTTTCTGCGTATGAACGTGCTGCCACAATCAAAAATTTAGCTAATCTAAGTACAACATCTGTTGACTTTGAGACGCCTGGTCATATTTTCCCATTAGTCGCTGAAGATGGTGGCGTACTGACAAGACAGGGACATACAGAAGGGGCTGTTGAGTTAGCTAAAATAGCTGGTGTGCCGCCTGTGGCGTATATAATAGAAATTTTGGCACAAGACGGAAAAATGGCTCGAGAAAAAGAACTTAAAGAATTAGCGAAAAAACACGATATATTTCAATTATCAATGCAGGATCTAATTAATTACCGAGAAGACCAAAAACAAGCAGGTATTGACGAGGGACCAACGGTATATTTACCAACTCAATACGGTGATTTTCATTTGACGGAGTTTAGCGTGAATGATGAAGAAAAATCTGATTTGCTTATTCAAAGCAGTCGAAGTTTTGATCAAATTCCCTTAGTTCGCTTACACTCCGAGTGTTTAACCGGCGAAATATTTGGTTCACAACGTTGTGAATGCGGTCCTCAACTGAGAGAAGCGCTCAAAACAATAAATAAGCAAGGTGGGGCTCTTGTTTATCTTCGTCAAGAAGGTCGTGGTATTGGACTTCATGAAAAACTAAAAAGTTATGTGTTGCAAGAAAATAAGTTTGATACGTATGATGCGAATGTTCACTTAGGGCATTTGCCGGATGAACGGGACTATAAAAAGGCTGCCAAAATTTTGAAAATATCAGGATTAACCAAAATTCGCTTATTAACGAATAATCCGGATAAAGTACAGTCGTTAATTGACGAAGGTATTGAGGTTATTGAACAGGTACCCTTAATTACGGGCATTAATGATAAGAATGAACAATATATGCAAACAAAAAAGGAAAAATTTAATCACAAGCTGTGA